From the genome of Xiphophorus couchianus chromosome 15, X_couchianus-1.0, whole genome shotgun sequence:
ttgtagcaaagaatgGATCTGTAGGGATCATTAACTtctgttaatgattaatcaatgattaaattagttgatgattgaCACTGATTGGCTGATATCTTCTGCAGTACTGCTAAAATGGTTTCTACACTGTGTATTAATACATATTACGGTATATTTGGtgttgaactattaaaatatgcagTAATAAATGCGTTTAGAGGGACTTTCAAGTATTTGTGGCTCCTAATTCCAGGAAATACCAGCAGCTCACTGCAATTACTCTCAACTGAAATGAAAGCTAAACTAATTACCTAcatctttacttttgttttgttttactttattttcaaaaatatccaAACTGTAAATTGCTCTCAGGTTTGTAGAATGCTACTAGGAAGATTATGATTCTTCGTTGTCACTTTTCGTCCTCATTTTAACGACaatctgttttaaaagttaatatCTCAAATATGGTTttggaaaatagaaaaaatgttaGTAATgcatcattttaataatttctttatctttAGGTGCTGAAGCCTAAAGGTGTCCAGGCGCCCCGTCACCTCCCACGACACGATCAACTCGCCCACAATGTGAACACCAGGAGCCACAAACCCAAACAGAGCCAATCGCCCGTCGCTTCCCCCCCCGCTAAAAAGAACGACAACCGCACTCCCAAGAAGCCTTCGTCTTCCGTCGAACCCAAGAAACCCCTGAACGCCTCAAACAACGTCACCTTCCCAACCGGCTCCTCCGCCGAAGCCGAATACCTCAAAGATTGTGAAAAGATTTACGCCGGGCCAAAGTTCAGCGAGCCGCCGTCGCCCAGCGTCTTACCCAAACCGCCCAGCCACTGGGTCGGAGAGGACGGGCAGAACAGCCAGAGCCATGAGCAGATGAGCGTTCACCTCAAGTCTCTGCTGAAGGTTCAGGACTGACGCGCCATAAGCGAGGCGGTTTCTGCTGAAGAGATGAACCCAGTTTGGCCTTTAGCACTGCAGTAAGATGTGGGGCGTTTTTCTCTGCTCCAGTTTTCCATTGTGACGCTCTGCCTGCGTGTGTGAACACCTCAGCCGCGCTGTGTTGCTGTTTGCTCTTCCTGACATGCTGTGTATGTCAGATTTGCACAT
Proteins encoded in this window:
- the LOC114158760 gene encoding proline-rich nuclear receptor coactivator 1-like codes for the protein MLDGSPANGDEANIGNVENNNPMPSCKTKQALLKKGGRKPLLHHQKPPRHCPSIRLSDHNNTASAAILTASSGHRHSAQSAAHLPTGTQTVLTLHHVKQGAKKEVLKPKGVQAPRHLPRHDQLAHNVNTRSHKPKQSQSPVASPPAKKNDNRTPKKPSSSVEPKKPLNASNNVTFPTGSSAEAEYLKDCEKIYAGPKFSEPPSPSVLPKPPSHWVGEDGQNSQSHEQMSVHLKSLLKVQD